Proteins encoded together in one Deinococcus irradiatisoli window:
- the bshB2 gene encoding bacillithiol biosynthesis deacetylase BshB2, which translates to MSTRPILVVFPHPDDETLALGSLLARYAAEGVPITYLCATRGGAGRNMGLPLQATRETLPLVREQELRSACQALGIKDLRLLGFQDRLLEFEDLEDLVRPITQALETLQPSRVYTYYPEHGYHPDHDTLSRAVVVAMQRLPEEQRPQLFGTVFSEAALAALGEPDLTVPTAEYLPAHLAAVRAHRTQTAAMIAQTEARMAQDPDFRAQVEENRRTLNVKLWLYPFGTQGVRPSALPKDEQRSVS; encoded by the coding sequence ATGTCAACCCGCCCGATTCTGGTCGTGTTCCCTCATCCCGACGATGAAACCCTGGCCTTAGGCTCGTTGCTGGCCCGGTATGCTGCCGAGGGCGTGCCCATCACTTATCTGTGCGCGACCAGGGGCGGCGCTGGACGGAATATGGGCCTGCCGCTTCAGGCGACCCGTGAAACGTTGCCGCTGGTCCGTGAACAGGAACTGCGGTCCGCCTGTCAGGCGCTGGGCATTAAGGATCTCCGGCTGCTGGGATTTCAGGACCGGCTGTTGGAGTTCGAGGACTTGGAAGATCTGGTGCGGCCGATTACGCAGGCGCTGGAAACGCTCCAGCCGTCACGGGTCTATACCTATTACCCGGAACATGGCTACCATCCCGACCACGACACCCTGTCACGGGCGGTGGTGGTCGCCATGCAGCGGCTGCCCGAAGAGCAGCGCCCTCAGCTGTTCGGTACGGTGTTCAGTGAAGCGGCCCTGGCGGCGTTGGGTGAACCGGACCTGACCGTTCCCACGGCGGAGTATCTTCCGGCGCATCTGGCAGCGGTCCGGGCCCACCGCACCCAGACGGCCGCCATGATCGCCCAGACCGAGGCGCGCATGGCGCAGGACCCAGATTTCCGCGCTCAGGTGGAGGAAAACCGGCGCACCCTGAACGTCAAGCTGTGGCTTTACCCGTTCGGCACCCAGGGGGTGCGGCCTTCGGCGCTCCCGAAAGATGAGCAGCGTTCTGTCAGCTGA
- a CDS encoding YojF family protein has product MSPAAMQPIDPAAVQAELSRRTGRPLYLHLETGTGAYAALSDTKAPTITAWVRNVRVAYTRGTLTGSGPYRVGLKLDHGWVFAEGLTDWHRDDQDRLLLAGHDERGLLLVALELSPVPFSL; this is encoded by the coding sequence ATGTCACCTGCCGCCATGCAGCCTATCGATCCTGCGGCCGTGCAAGCCGAGCTGAGCCGCCGGACAGGCCGTCCGCTTTACCTTCATCTGGAAACGGGAACGGGCGCGTATGCGGCGCTGAGCGACACCAAAGCGCCCACCATTACGGCCTGGGTGCGCAACGTCAGGGTGGCGTACACCCGGGGCACCCTGACCGGCTCAGGTCCCTACCGGGTGGGCCTCAAACTCGATCACGGCTGGGTGTTTGCCGAAGGGCTCACCGACTGGCACCGCGACGATCAGGACCGACTGTTGCTGGCCGGCCACGATGAGCGCGGTCTCCTCCTGGTGGCCCTCGAACTCAGCCCCGTTCCTTTTTCCCTGTAG
- a CDS encoding ABC transporter ATP-binding protein yields the protein MTVPTSDPNVTVRADQLRKLYNVTEKDPGFLGSLRAFVRPRTRTVEAVKGVSFALSGGEMVGFLGPNGAGKTTTLKMLAGLLHPSSGAASVQGLRPHKRETAFLKQITLVMGQKQQLIWDLPAQDSFLVNQAIYEISDADYRATMREFDEVLDLSGILSKQVRKLSLGERMKCELAAALLHRPKVLFLDEPTIGLDVNMQERIREFVREYNARFGATVMLTSHYMADVTALCKRILVIDGGELVFDGDLSALTSGPGARKTVKLQLARPETAARLSAFGELVRLDGLDAELAVPRSEVSARAAALLTHLDVADLTVVDPPIEQVIGQLFRSGGKVSPDRPAEPVEVPA from the coding sequence ATGACGGTCCCCACTTCCGATCCAAACGTAACAGTGCGGGCCGATCAGCTCCGCAAGCTCTACAACGTCACCGAAAAAGACCCCGGCTTTCTCGGCAGCCTGCGCGCCTTCGTGCGGCCGAGAACACGTACGGTGGAAGCGGTGAAAGGGGTCAGCTTCGCGCTGTCGGGCGGCGAGATGGTGGGCTTTCTCGGCCCCAACGGCGCCGGCAAAACCACCACCCTCAAGATGCTGGCCGGCCTGCTGCATCCGTCGAGCGGCGCCGCCTCGGTGCAGGGACTCCGGCCCCACAAACGCGAAACGGCCTTCCTGAAGCAGATCACCCTGGTGATGGGCCAGAAGCAGCAACTCATCTGGGACCTGCCGGCCCAGGACAGCTTTCTGGTCAACCAGGCCATCTACGAGATCAGCGACGCCGATTACCGCGCCACCATGCGCGAATTCGACGAGGTGCTGGATTTGTCGGGCATTCTCAGCAAGCAGGTGCGCAAGCTCTCGCTGGGCGAGCGGATGAAGTGCGAACTGGCCGCCGCCCTGCTGCACCGTCCCAAGGTGCTGTTTCTCGACGAGCCGACCATCGGCCTGGACGTGAACATGCAGGAGCGCATCCGCGAGTTCGTGCGCGAGTACAACGCCCGCTTCGGGGCCACGGTGATGCTCACCAGCCACTACATGGCCGACGTGACGGCGCTGTGCAAGCGCATCCTGGTGATCGACGGCGGCGAACTGGTCTTCGACGGCGACCTCTCGGCCCTCACCAGCGGCCCGGGCGCCCGCAAAACCGTGAAGCTGCAGCTGGCCCGTCCCGAAACGGCGGCGCGGCTCTCGGCCTTCGGTGAGCTGGTGCGCCTCGACGGGCTGGACGCCGAACTGGCGGTGCCGCGCAGCGAGGTCAGCGCCCGCGCCGCCGCCCTGCTCACCCACCTCGACGTGGCCGACCTGACGGTGGTGGACCCACCGATCGAGCAGGTGATCGGGCAACTGTTCAGAAGCGGCGGCAAAGTAAGTCCAGATCGGCCCGCCGAGCCAGTCGAGGTGCCGGCGTGA
- a CDS encoding ABC transporter permease, translated as MNPAWQHAWRKLRVLGATQFAHMTVYRAEIVIWMLSGTLSLIMGLIWMQQAASAPGGEIGGYTARDFASYFIATWGTAQILVVWVAWELSFDVRQGTLSPKLLRPIDPFWMHYIGHWAERVVRLPIMFALLVVFARLSGAHYTAEAWPWLAYLLLVPLAFTLRFLLEYSIGLLAFWFEAAENFQELIWVLYAALGGLLAPLSLYPAAVQRFAAFTPFPYMLGLPCDLLTGKAGLGDALRGFAILLAWTLAFGLLRSWMWRRGVRKYGAVGA; from the coding sequence GTGAATCCGGCCTGGCAGCACGCCTGGCGCAAACTGCGGGTGCTGGGCGCCACCCAGTTCGCCCACATGACCGTTTACCGGGCCGAGATCGTGATCTGGATGCTCTCGGGCACCCTCAGCCTGATCATGGGCCTGATCTGGATGCAGCAGGCCGCCTCGGCCCCCGGCGGCGAAATCGGCGGCTACACCGCCCGCGATTTCGCGTCCTACTTCATCGCCACCTGGGGCACGGCGCAGATTCTGGTGGTGTGGGTGGCCTGGGAACTGAGCTTCGACGTGCGCCAGGGCACCTTGTCTCCCAAGCTGCTGCGGCCCATCGATCCGTTCTGGATGCACTACATCGGTCACTGGGCCGAGCGGGTGGTGCGGTTACCGATCATGTTCGCGCTGCTGGTCGTCTTCGCCAGACTCAGCGGCGCGCACTACACCGCCGAGGCGTGGCCCTGGCTGGCCTACCTGCTGCTGGTGCCGCTGGCCTTCACCCTGCGCTTCCTGCTGGAGTACAGCATCGGATTGCTGGCCTTCTGGTTCGAGGCCGCTGAGAATTTTCAGGAGCTCATCTGGGTGCTCTATGCCGCGCTGGGCGGGCTGCTGGCCCCGCTGAGCCTGTATCCGGCGGCGGTGCAACGCTTCGCGGCGTTCACGCCCTTTCCCTACATGCTGGGTCTGCCCTGCGACCTCCTGACCGGCAAGGCGGGCCTGGGCGACGCCCTGCGCGGCTTCGCCATTCTGCTGGCCTGGACGCTGGCCTTCGGACTGCTCCGCAGCTGGATGTGGCGCCGGGGCGTCAGAAAATACGGCGCGGTGGGGGCCTGA
- a CDS encoding ABC transporter permease yields MRFWKLLRIYLSASLSVQLAYRANFLAAVLSSLANIATGLLGVLLFYSRPEITQLGGWNLEGALMVVGFFTLTQGVISVWLRPNLQQLSEGIRTGTLDFLLLKPVDAQFQLSSRNLNLLRLPDILLGLALIVWSAARLGTVSLSSVLLAAALYLSALAMVYAIWFMLNTTAFWLVNVQNITELFQGVFSAGRYPLQALPLWIRPLLTFVVPVAFITTIPAQALRGELGGQLALLSFVVAVLLLALCRLLWLRALGSYTSASS; encoded by the coding sequence ATGCGCTTCTGGAAGCTGCTGCGAATCTACCTGTCGGCCAGCCTCAGCGTGCAGCTGGCCTACCGGGCCAACTTCCTGGCGGCGGTCCTGAGCAGCCTCGCCAACATCGCCACCGGGCTGCTGGGGGTGCTGCTGTTTTACAGCCGGCCCGAGATCACCCAGCTCGGCGGCTGGAATCTGGAAGGAGCGCTGATGGTGGTGGGCTTTTTCACCTTGACACAGGGCGTGATCAGCGTCTGGCTGCGGCCCAATTTGCAGCAGCTCTCGGAAGGCATCCGCACCGGCACGCTGGATTTTCTGCTGCTCAAGCCGGTGGACGCGCAGTTTCAGCTCTCCAGCCGCAATCTGAACCTGCTGCGCCTGCCGGACATCCTGCTGGGCCTGGCCCTGATCGTCTGGAGCGCGGCGCGGCTGGGCACCGTGAGTCTGAGCAGCGTGCTGCTGGCCGCCGCGCTCTACCTCAGCGCGCTGGCAATGGTCTACGCCATCTGGTTCATGCTCAACACCACCGCTTTCTGGCTGGTCAACGTGCAGAACATCACCGAACTGTTTCAGGGCGTCTTCAGCGCCGGGCGCTACCCGCTGCAGGCCCTGCCGCTGTGGATTCGCCCGCTGCTGACTTTCGTGGTGCCGGTGGCCTTCATCACCACCATTCCGGCCCAGGCGCTGCGCGGCGAACTCGGCGGCCAGCTGGCTTTGCTGAGTTTCGTGGTGGCGGTGCTCTTGCTGGCGCTGTGCCGCCTGCTGTGGCTCCGGGCGCTGGGCAGTTACACCAGTGCCAGCAGCTAG
- a CDS encoding globin, protein MTAPLQLSPAPDRTLYERIGPEVLHDLVTRFYSLVAQHPDLIPIFPADLSLTARKQEAFLTGFLGGPPLYHQEFGHPRLRARHLPFEITPTRARAWLACMNAALHQTPGLEAQDAAELFAALSRTAAAMVNSPEPEAP, encoded by the coding sequence ATGACCGCGCCCCTCCAGCTCTCCCCCGCGCCCGACCGCACGCTTTACGAGCGGATCGGCCCCGAGGTGCTGCACGATCTGGTCACCCGCTTCTACAGTCTGGTGGCCCAGCACCCCGACCTGATTCCCATTTTCCCGGCCGATCTGAGCCTCACCGCCCGCAAACAGGAAGCGTTCCTGACGGGGTTTCTCGGCGGGCCGCCGCTGTACCACCAGGAATTCGGCCACCCGCGCCTGCGGGCCCGCCACCTGCCGTTCGAGATCACGCCCACCCGGGCGCGGGCCTGGCTGGCGTGCATGAACGCCGCCCTGCACCAGACGCCCGGCCTCGAGGCCCAGGACGCCGCCGAACTGTTCGCTGCCCTGAGCCGCACGGCGGCGGCGATGGTCAACAGTCCCGAGCCGGAGGCGCCATGA
- a CDS encoding amidohydrolase family protein has translation MSGDLTLIPADLLYTGMGLPIRNGAVVVGGPAEARTIAAAGDADTLRRQYPQAAAGRPAAVLAPPPVNAHAHLDMSDYVFQALPYFRWIPEVVVAGRQARGLAGAKRGLQAVVQSGAAALGDIVWPGAPDVLPWLLAETEIGGVAYLEVLDPNPATAEQTFGQVVADVKRLRALERPGGLRLGLSPHAAHTVSHKLHRLLADFARREGLPLQIHVAEHPSELDLFASGSGPLAESFARLVQFTSPGLTLGEVLGRAPGADLTPVSYLASLGVLDARPTLIHMVNVTDEDIRTVAQAGASVVTCPRSNANLQCGTFRWTDFAAAGIEVALGTDSVASGETLDIFDEIAAARRLHPELDPRLIVRAAVKGGHRMLGSRAPFLRRGEPWSERYRWPEKEN, from the coding sequence ATGAGCGGCGACCTGACCCTGATTCCCGCCGACCTGCTCTACACCGGCATGGGCCTGCCGATACGGAATGGAGCGGTGGTGGTCGGCGGCCCGGCCGAAGCGCGCACCATCGCCGCCGCCGGAGACGCCGACACGCTGCGCCGCCAGTACCCGCAGGCCGCCGCAGGCCGCCCCGCCGCCGTGCTCGCGCCGCCGCCGGTCAATGCCCACGCCCACCTCGACATGTCGGACTACGTGTTTCAGGCGCTGCCGTACTTCCGCTGGATTCCCGAGGTGGTCGTCGCCGGACGGCAGGCGCGGGGGCTGGCGGGGGCTAAGCGCGGCCTGCAAGCCGTCGTTCAGAGCGGCGCGGCGGCCCTGGGCGACATCGTCTGGCCCGGGGCGCCGGACGTGCTGCCCTGGCTGCTAGCTGAAACCGAGATCGGCGGCGTGGCCTACCTCGAAGTGCTCGACCCCAACCCCGCCACCGCCGAGCAGACCTTCGGGCAGGTGGTGGCCGACGTGAAGCGGCTGCGGGCCCTGGAGCGCCCCGGCGGGCTGCGGCTGGGCCTCTCGCCGCACGCGGCCCATACCGTGTCGCACAAGCTCCACCGCCTGCTGGCCGACTTTGCCCGGCGCGAAGGGCTGCCGCTTCAGATACACGTTGCCGAGCACCCCAGCGAACTCGATCTGTTCGCTTCCGGCAGCGGGCCGCTGGCCGAGAGCTTCGCCCGGCTGGTGCAGTTCACATCGCCGGGCCTGACCCTCGGCGAGGTGCTGGGCCGCGCGCCGGGGGCCGATTTAACGCCGGTGTCGTATCTGGCGTCGCTCGGCGTGCTCGACGCCCGGCCCACCCTGATTCACATGGTCAACGTCACCGACGAGGACATCCGCACGGTGGCGCAGGCCGGCGCCTCGGTGGTGACCTGCCCGCGCAGCAATGCCAACCTGCAGTGCGGCACCTTCCGCTGGACCGACTTCGCGGCGGCGGGCATCGAGGTGGCGCTGGGCACCGACAGTGTGGCGAGCGGCGAAACGCTCGACATCTTCGACGAGATCGCGGCGGCGCGGCGGCTGCACCCCGAACTCGACCCGCGCCTGATCGTGCGGGCCGCCGTCAAGGGCGGGCACCGGATGCTGGGCAGCCGGGCGCCGTTTCTGCGCCGGGGCGAGCCGTGGAGTGAGCGCTACCGCTGGCCCGAAAAAGAAAATTGA
- a CDS encoding GNAT family N-acetyltransferase encodes MPLVILDVADARAHVLMAAQQRELRALYNDTDERTEPFDPASLEGGVLLGVEEGGELLAIGGLKPLGAVPGEAPSAEIKRMYTRPEARGRQLGRQVLDGLIAWARGHGLTRLVLETGDQQAAAIGLYESAGFERIPNFGYYVGIENSWCYGLDLGAAPRRVPADSLE; translated from the coding sequence ATGCCACTTGTGATTCTCGACGTCGCCGACGCCCGCGCCCACGTCCTGATGGCCGCGCAGCAACGCGAGCTGCGGGCGCTGTACAACGACACCGACGAGCGCACCGAGCCGTTCGACCCGGCCTCGCTGGAAGGCGGCGTGCTGCTGGGCGTCGAGGAGGGCGGCGAACTGCTGGCCATCGGCGGCCTCAAACCGCTGGGCGCAGTGCCCGGAGAAGCGCCCAGCGCCGAGATCAAGCGGATGTACACCCGCCCCGAAGCGCGGGGGCGGCAGCTGGGGCGGCAGGTGCTCGACGGGCTGATCGCCTGGGCACGCGGGCACGGTCTGACGCGGCTGGTGCTGGAAACCGGCGACCAGCAGGCCGCCGCCATCGGCCTGTACGAGAGCGCCGGGTTCGAGCGCATTCCGAATTTCGGTTATTACGTGGGCATCGAGAACAGCTGGTGCTACGGGCTGGACCTCGGCGCCGCGCCGCGCCGCGTGCCGGCGGATTCGCTAGAGTAA
- a CDS encoding DNA/RNA non-specific endonuclease yields MLPPSNAVHWRRAAALLALGALLVGCPEKTTSTGGGDNCTDEFAAGTPQSSVSTVTLCRAEYISVYDPQRKVPLVVAEKLQPQEFDGSVSRADNFQPDPDLAENQSAALSDYRGSGYARGHMAPAGDFSSSDEAMNESFYLSNIVPQDSGMNSGIWSSLESATRACAKQLGSVYVLTGPVFEGPRQVIGNDKVMVPSSIYKIVVSGKAARAFLMPNRKLPPARSNFSRYEVTVDEVQRATGLTFFPQGGVNSQAHANFCSGSYGSS; encoded by the coding sequence ATGCTGCCTCCCTCCAACGCCGTCCACTGGCGCCGCGCCGCCGCCCTCCTCGCGCTCGGCGCCCTGCTGGTCGGCTGCCCCGAGAAAACCACCTCCACCGGGGGGGGCGACAACTGCACCGACGAGTTCGCCGCCGGCACGCCGCAGAGCAGCGTCAGCACCGTGACCCTGTGCCGCGCCGAATACATCAGCGTCTACGATCCGCAGCGCAAGGTGCCGCTGGTGGTCGCCGAGAAACTGCAACCGCAGGAATTCGACGGCTCGGTCAGCCGCGCCGACAACTTCCAGCCGGACCCGGACCTGGCCGAGAACCAGAGCGCCGCGCTGAGCGATTACCGGGGCTCGGGCTATGCGCGCGGCCACATGGCCCCGGCCGGCGATTTCAGCAGCAGCGACGAGGCCATGAACGAGTCGTTTTACCTCTCGAACATCGTGCCGCAGGACAGCGGCATGAACAGCGGCATCTGGTCGAGCCTGGAAAGCGCCACCCGCGCCTGCGCCAAGCAGCTCGGCAGCGTCTACGTGCTCACCGGGCCGGTCTTCGAAGGCCCCAGGCAGGTCATCGGCAACGACAAGGTCATGGTGCCGAGCTCGATCTACAAGATCGTGGTGTCGGGCAAGGCGGCGCGGGCCTTTTTGATGCCCAACCGCAAGCTGCCGCCGGCCCGCAGCAACTTCTCGCGCTACGAGGTCACGGTGGACGAAGTGCAGCGCGCCACCGGCCTGACCTTTTTCCCCCAAGGCGGCGTCAACAGCCAGGCCCACGCCAACTTCTGCAGCGGCAGCTACGGCAGCAGCTGA